The Pongo pygmaeus isolate AG05252 chromosome 7, NHGRI_mPonPyg2-v2.0_pri, whole genome shotgun sequence DNA segment GACCCACAAATCTAATGAAGCATTTTGCTCTATTAAGGGTAGATGTGTATGTGTGACTAGCACTTAAAGAATTTAGAGTAACTTTAAGGGGAATAGAACAGCATAAAATACATTCAGTACCTATACACCCTGcctgtatatttgtttttccattgttGGGTTTATATGGATATCTATGTTGTTGAAGATTCATGACTGGAGAAGTTATAAAGAGATGCCTGAGTTGCCAAGGATGAAAATGCTTAGAAGCCTATAAGGGTATATGATTTtttaggctggttttgaattttgtttctagtaattttaataatatggGTAAAACAAACCACAtgtacagagacagagaaatagcTCATGGCACACACTGTGGAAGGCTAAACTACCGAGCAAAATAAGGAGATGTCAGTGTGATGAAGGTGGAAGAGTAGGGTCTGTGAGTTACAACTTCCCTGGGCCTCAATTTTACTTCTAAAGAGAAAGTATCGCCTTATTCAAACCCACACAAACAATGTGGAACTAGTTTCACTTAAATCCTACCTTTTGGCTGAGCGTGGTGAttcacgcctttaatcctagcactttggaaggccgaggcgggtggatcacttgaggtaaggagttcgagactagcctggccaacatggtgaaaccccatttctactaacaaaatacaaaaattagccaggcatggtggcgtgtgcctgtaatcccagctacttgggagactgaggcagtagaattgcttgaacccaggaggtagaggtttcagtgaactgagatcacgccaccgtacTCTAGCCcaagtgacagagggagactccatctcaaaaaaacaaaaaacaaaacaaaacaaaaactcaccttttgtaattccagcagtttgggaggctgaggtgggcagatcacttgaactcaggagttcaagaccagcctgagcaacatgatgaaaccccatctttactaaaaatgcaaaaatcagccaggcatgttggctggtccctgtaatcctagctgtaccagaatcgcttgaacccaggagatggaggttgcagtaagccgagatcgtgccactgcactctagcttgggtaacaaaacaagactccgtctcaaaaataaataaataaaataaatctcacctttagaccgggcgcagtggttcatgccggtaatcccagcactttgggaggccgaggcgggcagatcacctgaggtcgggagttcaagaccagcctgaccaacatggagaaaccccgtctctactaaaaaaatacaaaattagccaggcttggtggcacattcctgtaatcccagctacacaggaggctgaggcagcagaatcgcttgaacctgggaggcagaggttgtagtgagccgagatcgtgccattgtactccagcctgggcaacaagagcaaaacttcgtctccagaaaaaaaaaacaaaaacaaaaacaaaaaactcacctTTAACAAGCGTATAGAGTAGCAATAGAATAGAAAGTGCTATAAGTAAGTAAAAAAatggcattcatttattcaacaagcatttattgagaacTACTAGCCAGTCGCTAAGTTAGGGAAACaagtacagtagtccccccttatctgtgGGGGATGTCTTCCAAGATCTccagtagatgcctgaaaccGAGGACAACACTGAATTCCATATATAAAGGGACTTGCCACATAATGATGCTTTGGTCAGCAACCAACCACACATACTATGGTGGTCCCATAACATTATAACGAAGCTGAAAAATTCTGATCACTATTGCCTGATGACCTGGTAGCCATCATAACAGTGTGGTGCAACTCACTTTTTCTACGTTAAGACccgtttaaatacacaaataccattgcgTTACCATTGCCTACAGCTATTCAGTACAGCAACGTGCTGTACAAGTTTATACCCTAGGAGCAACGGTATACTGTACAGCCTACATTTGTGGTAGGCTATACCACAGGTTTAAGTATATACCGTATTGCTACAACAATGAAACTGCCTAATGgagcatttctcagaatgtattcttGTCATTAAGGGACGCATGGCTACTGGTATTccctatacatatatacctatgataaagttaaTGTATCAGTTCGGTGGAGTAAGAGATTATTGacaacaactaataataaaatagaacgaTTATAACAACGTAccgtaataaaagttatgtgactgtgctctctctctccctctcaaaatcttattgtactgtacttactctttttcttcttgtgatgATGTGACCACGGAAAGCGAAACACAGGATAAGTAGGGACTACTGTAAAGAGATCCTGTCCACGCCCTCAAGGGACTTACACTCTAGCTCAAGCAGACACCATTTAATACCACGTGATAAGTGCAATGCCAAAGGCATACTTGGAACGTTAAGTGGGTCCCAGGAAAGGAATAGCTAAGCAATCTTGGGGTAAGAGCTAGCATCAGGAAAGGCATCTTGGAAAAGATGGGCCAAAACTGTCTTAAAGGAATTAGCTGGGGGTTGATTTTAGGAAAGGGGAATAACAGGAACAGAATGAAACCAAGTCGGGACACGGCATTTCCTGGGAACGAAGGGCACCCTTTCCTTATCTGTCAAAGATAAGTCAGAAGCATTATCATAGGTCACTTCTGAGATCTGGGACATCAACTGCCCGGGGAGTGGCTGGGTGGACATTCCAGggtctttttattgttttctgttgcATCCCAGACCCTACAACCCCTTCCTGAAAGGGTAAGGCGCACTTCccttaaaaaaaagttgttagCAGGTGTCTCCTTTCTCACAGGGGATAATTACCAGGGTGCAGCCAGAATAAAGGCCGCAGATGGAAGGTCGGAAGAAGACTTGGGATAAGGTGTGTGGAGGGGCCCACAGGCTCTGCCCAATCTCAGGGAGTGACGGGACGTCTTTCCGATTGGGGGACGAGAACTCCCCGATACAAATATAGCAGTGGCATCGCCCCTCCGCGTCCCCCACGCCATGACGAGGGGAAGCCGGGGGGAAATCCTGCAGCCGTGGGAGGGACGGATGTGCTGGGGGACCGAGAGGCCGCGGGAAGAGGCACTCGCATCCAGGAGGCATTTTAGAGCGAGGGTCAGGCGCAGCGGGGGACTGGGGGTCCCGGCTTCGGAGCCCGCTGTCCAGCAGGGTCCCGGAGGACGTGGCACCCACTCACCGCTGCTGCTGGTGAAGTAGAACACCATGATCCCGGGAGCGGTGCGGTGACTCCCCCGCGGAGCAGCAGCGCTCAACTCAGGAAGCTCAGGATACCAGACTCGCGGCGGCCCCCTGGCCCCCGGAACTCCTCCGTGCACTTCCGGCGGACGTCGGGGCGCGTCGTAACGCCAGCCGTGGGCGCCATTTTTAATCCTGGCGAGGCGAAGGGTACCGGCAAGGAGTTTGGTTCAATGATTTGTGGGTTAAGGGAAAGAGGCTGGGCATCTTGGGCACATTAGTTAACCCGTCTGTGCTTCACTTTTCTCAGCAGCGAAATGAAGATGATACTAGAGCAGCTAACTCACAGGATATTTTTTAGGGTTAAATAAGTTAGTGGGTGCCAAGGGTTTAGAACATAGCACACAAGCGAGTTGTTTCTGATACTCACCAGGACAATATGCTTCTTGGGGATTGGGCTTTGTTCTGGCTTAAATCGAAGGCCTGCCATCCCAAACCTCCGAACCTCAGGTCCTCCTGCTATAAAGTAGGAATAATCATATTCATGTAAAGCTCCTACAGCACTTGGCTTTGCCCTGATTATTTCTCTTGAGAAAGCacttttatctgaggaatgtgAGTCCCTTTAAATTTATAGGTCTGGAGAGGCATGAAAATGAGACCCCATCATGTTCTACCACCCCCTTGAGCTATGTATTCATCTCCTGAAACTACCTGCTTCTGCCACAAGTAGCTACCTACTAACCTAACACTACCACACAAGACACTATGACCCACACCCTATAGCTTAACAATGTCTAGCCAATCACTGATGCATGTAGTTTCTGTACATCAATGAGAATGCTTGACAGTTGTGTATCAGCCCACTTCCTGCCCCCCTTTTTCGTCTTTAAAAACCTGCTTGTAGCAAAGGCCGGACAGAGCTCATATCCAAGGCTACTGGTGGAgggcggtggggggaggggggttggAATCTTCTGGGCAGCTGTCCCTGCTTTAGCTCAAGCAAACTctacattcttatttttttgccttagccttttccttttaaactgacACTCTTACATCACTGTCACTGACTTCATTCTATGAAATTGAGGGCGTCACTTAACGAAATTTATTTACGTGCTTGCTTTGACAGCATGTATAccaaaattggaatgatacagagaactTTAACATGGCCCCTGCTCAAGGATGACATAcaaatttgtgaaaattaaatttgaaaaaataaacataaaactctAAACTTATTTGAAACTAAAAATGTGCCAGAAACACTGTACCAGGAGCTGGTGACACAAAGATAGTAACAATAGCTAACAATAACCGTTTTAGGAACTTTCTGGTTTTCCAAAGTAAGAATTTAGCTCTGTTCTGTAAATAGCAATTGTTTTAGTTTCTCCGttgtattatttgtaaaatgggaatggcaATAGATATTAATACCTTACAGATTgtggtgagaaataaatgaaacaaaacatgtAAAGCATCTaagaatgcctggcacatagcaggtgttaagttttatattttaatttaaaaaataaaatagtgaataGAAACCTAAAGTTACTaataaaaaaagtgaaactaACAATGAAGcttcaaatgtgaaaaataagtGCATCGAGAATCTTGGAgaggcctttatttatttatttatttatttttgagacggagtcttgctctgtcgccaggctggagaggCCATTTTACAAAAATTTCTTACCCCGTGACCCCAGAATGTACCTCAACTTCAACTGGGCCGAGAACTACAATTCCCAGAATGCACCTAAACAAAGCCCCGGGAACGGAGTCCGGCGTTGCTGCAGGGGATTGTGGGTGGCGTGGTTTCCCTCAGAGATTTTTCACTTCACCAGGGCGCGAGAATCTTGGAAACAGCCTCCAGGGTGGGCGGGGCAAGGGCTGGTGCTCCACCAGTCACCGAGCTAGCCCCTGGAAGCGCTGAGCCGTGGCCAATCGGAACGCAGCGGCTTCCTCCTAGCCTGGCGCGCGATAATTTGAAGACGCTCACGGAGCGGCTGGCTAGGCTGAGGAGAGCTCGCCGGGCTCTGAGGCGCAGGTAACCTCTGGAGTAGGCCGAGGCGGGgctgtggaaggctgaggcgagcaggAGACCCTGTGGAACGTGCGGGCGAATGTCACGGAGAAAGAGCTTTTGCTCGGCGCTCGGCAGGTCCGCAGGCCCGAGACCGAAGAAGCCACTGACTCGTTCTCCGCGCTCACAGGCGCCGGGTTTCCCCTCTTCCCGACGCTGGCGTTTCCTTGTTTTGGGTTtagggttggtttgtttgtttccctgACCGGGTTCAGGGTCGGGACGCTTTCCTCTCCTACCTTTCCTCGCTTAGCCCCAGAGGGGTCCCCCGTTAAGCCGCAGCTCGACCTGAATTCCCAGAGACCCTGGCCTTtcagtttgttcatttattaataGCTTTGAAATAACGCTTGTGTGCTGCTTTGGGGGGAATTTCCCTGATcccagggaaggggaaggaaatgaACTCTGACGAGCCACAAAGCCGTCTGCTCGTGCATTCTAGCATTTGTTTTCAGCAGGCTTACGACTTTAAGAGATTTTTATAAAAAGGGAAGCAAACGGCTTTCTCCGGGCTCATGAGCTAGGAAAATGGCAGAGGACTGTGCTTCACCCATTTTCTTACTGGGCTCTGATGAAAAGTTACAGACGGTCTCTGCCTTCATTGAAGGCTGTTGAGATGgggaaacaagaagaaaatgtcTTAAATGGACTATTAGGGAAATACAGGGTACTATGGAAGCAGAACAAGCGCGTGTAATCCagggaggggtggaaggagagcAGTGTCGAGGAAGACCTCCCAGAAAATAGGGTTTTAACTTGGTGTGAAATACACTAATTAAAGGGGGTGTAATTTTGATAAAgcgatttttaatattttgatgaatGTGGTTATTGTCATTTCTTTTAGgaattcaataaagaaaatggCAGCTCTTACTCCAAGGAAGAGGAAGCAGGATTCTTTAAACTGTGACAGGTGAATCTCAGCCTATGAATAGAAACTCTTAGAAAAATTCTCCTTCTTGTCTGTCTTGTTCTCtcctattttctaaaattttcgtTCTTCCACTAGCCTACTCCTTGTGGCTACAGTGATAACCTGATAACCTATATTCTAATTCTAGCTTGGAAATACATTAAGTTTTCATGATGAATTATTTAGTCCTTTTCAAGGAAATCAAagctgttttttagtttttgtttttttcttttgacatagAAGCAGCACATTGAAGAAAGCTGTTTTCTATGGCTAGGTAATATACCAAATTGGCTATTacctttttcctttctattcccctataatattttacatagtgTTTTGCATACAGTAGATGCTTGTCTGGAAACAATTCTAGAAAGACTGTGTACTCAGATATTAATTACTCTACCCAGGAAAAGCCCCAGGGAGTCAGTTCATTACAGACAGTTATTATAGGGGGCTTGTAGACAATAGAGCAAAATATATGAGCTATAATTTATATATGGCCAACACatagaaatagattttaaaacatacatgcatatatgtctATCATAGCTTCTTTGTGTATAGTATTTGTTTTCATGAACTCTTTGGGAAGatatttgaatgttttatttgATAAAGATAGAATTTGAGAATCCTACTgttaaattaatagaaaattgtgtgtatgtttgggggtacatgtattgtttttaatatgaCCTACAAGTAGAGCTTATTACTTAGCAGTAGATTTATGTAAATTTTGACGCAAAATAATCTTATCAAtggactttgtttctttttatagccTTTTACACTTCACTGAAAATCTGTTTCCATCACCTAATAAAAAGCACTGTTTGTATCAAAACagtgataaaaatgaagaaaacctgCATTGCTCTCAACAAGGGCATTTTGTTTTAAGTGCGCTCAAAACAACTGAAATAAATAGACTGCCATCAGCAAATCAAGGCTCACCATTTAAATCTGTGGTGTCCACTGTATCTTTTTACAACCAAAATAAGTGGTACCTCAATCCACTGGAGAGAAAGCTGATAAAAGAGAGTAGATCTACTTGTCTAAAAACTAATGATGAAGATAAATCTTTTCCCATTGTGACAGAAAAAATGCAAGGAAAACCAGTCTGCTCcaagaagaacaacaaaaaaccacagaAGAGTTTAACTGCTAAGTATCAACCAAAGTATAGGCACATAAAGCCTGTATCAAGGAATTCTAGAAATTCCAAGCAAAATCGAGTTATCTATAAGCCAAttgtggagaaagaaaataattgtcattCAGCTGAAAGTAATCCCAATGCTCCTCGGGTTCtaagccaaaaaataaaaccacaagttACACTCCAGGGTGGAGCAGCattttttgttagaaaaaaatcttCTCTTAGAAAATGGTCCCTGGAAAATGAGCCGTCACTGGGACGCACCCAAAAGAATAAATCAGAAGTGATTGAAGATTCTGATGTAGAGACTGTCagtgaaaaaaaaacttttgcgaCAAGGCAAGTGCCAAAGTGCTTGGTCCTAGAAGAGAAATTGAACATTGGACTACTGAGTGCAAGcagtaaaaataaagagaaattaataAAGGTAAAGCTAAATATATCACTTTAAAAATGGCTATATAACAAAACTTCAGTATAAATGACatagtttaataaaattttattttctggactGCTTTTATAAAGCCAGCTAGCATAGTGTTTAGTTACTGTAAggagtttgtttattttgagacagggtctttctttatgacccaggctgtagtgcagtggcacactgctcactacagcctcaacctcctaggctcaagcagtcccacctcagcctcccgagtagctggtactataggtgcacaccacctcacccggctaattcttgcatttttgtagaggctggggtttcaccatgttgcccaggctggtctcgcactacTGGGCtatagtgatccacctgcctcaccctcccaaattgctgggattatggatgtgaaccactgcacctg contains these protein-coding regions:
- the ESCO2 gene encoding N-acetyltransferase ESCO2 isoform X8 codes for the protein MSRRKSFCSALGRNSIKKMAALTPRKRKQDSLNCDSLLHFTENLFPSPNKKHCLYQNSDKNEENLHCSQQGHFVLSALKTTEINRLPSANQGSPFKSVVSTVSFYNQNKWYLNPLERKLIKESRSTCLKTNDEDKSFPIVTEKMQGKPVCSKKNNKKPQKSLTAKYQPKYRHIKPVSRNSRNSKQNRVIYKPIVEKENNCHSAESNPNAPRVLSQKIKPQVTLQGGAAFFVRKKSSLRKWSLENEPSLGRTQKNKSEVIEDSDVETVSEKKTFATRQVPKCLVLEEKLNIGLLSASSKNKEKLIKDSSDDRVSSKEHKVDKNEAFPSEDSLVSPKSTVYPIFSASSVNSKRSLGEEQFSVGSVNFMKQTNIQKNTNTRDTSKKTKDQLIIDAGQKHFGATVCKSCGMIYTASNPEDEMQHVQHHHRFLEGIKYVGWKKERVVAEFWDGKIVLVLPHDPSFAIKKVEDVQELVDNELGFQQVVPKCPNKIKTFLFISDEKRVVGCLIAEPIKQAFRVLSEPTGPESPSSTECPRAWQCSDVPEPAVCGISRIWVFRLKRRKRIARRLVDTLRNCFMFGCFLSADEIAFSDPTPDDCRRLNRYQET
- the ESCO2 gene encoding N-acetyltransferase ESCO2 isoform X4, encoding MSRRKSFCSALGRNSIKKMAALTPRKRKQDSLNCDSLLHFTENLFPSPNKKHCLYQNSDKNEENLHCSQQGHFVLSALKTTEINRLPSANQGSPFKSVVSTVSFYNQNKWYLNPLERKLIKESRSTCLKTNDEDKSFPIVTEKMQGKPVCSKKNNKKPQKSLTAKYQPKYRHIKPVSRNSRNSKQNRVIYKPIVEKENNCHSAESNPNAPRVLSQKIKPQVTLQGGAAFFVRKKSSLRKWSLENEPSLGRTQKNKSEVIEDSDVETVSEKKTFATRQVPKCLVLEEKLNIGLLSASSKNKEKLIKDSSDDRVSSKEHKVDKNEAFPSEDSLGKNKTISPKSTVYPIFSASSVNSKRSLGEEQFSVGSVNFMKQTNIQKNTNTRDTSKKTKDQLIIDAGQKHFGATVCKSCGMIYTASNPEDEMQHVQHHHRFLEGIKYVGWKKERVVAEFWDGKIVLVLPHDPSFAIKKVEDVQELVDNELGFQQVVPKCPNKIKTFLFISDEKRVVGCLIAEPIKQAFRVLSEPTGPESPSSTECPRAWQCSDVPEPAVCGISRIWVFRLKRRKRIARRLVDTLRNCFMFGCFLSADEIAFSDPTPDDCRRLNRYQET
- the ESCO2 gene encoding N-acetyltransferase ESCO2 isoform X7 — encoded protein: MSRRKSFCSALGRNSIKKMAALTPRKRKQDSLNCDSLLHFTENLFPSPNKKHCLYQNSDKNEENLHCSQQGHFVLSALKTTEINRLPSANQGSPFKSVVSTVSFYNQNKWYLNPLERKLIKESRSTCLKTNDEDKSFPIVTEKMQGKPVCSKKNNKKPQKSLTAKYQPKYRHIKPVSRNSRNSKQNRVIYKPIVEKENNCHSAESNPNAPRVLSQKIKPQVTLQGGAAFFVRKKSSLRKWSLENEPSLGRTQKNKSEVIEDSDVETVSEKKTFATRQVPKCLVLEEKLNIGLLSASSKNKEKLIKDSSDDRVSSKEHKVDKNEAFPSEDSLGKNKTISPKSTVYPIFSASSVNSKRSLGEEQFSVGSVNFMKQTNIQKNTNTRDTSKKTKDQLIIDAGQKHFGATVCKSCGMIYTASNPEDEMQHVQHHHRFLEGIKYVGWKKERVVAEFWDGKIVLVLPHDPSFAIKKVEDVQELVDNELGFQQVVPKCPNKIKTFLFISDEKRVVGCLIAEPIKQAFRVLSEPTGPESPSSTECPRAWQCSDVPEPAVCGISRIWVFRLKRRKRIARRLVDTLRNCFMFGCFLSADEIAFSDPTPDGKLFATK
- the ESCO2 gene encoding N-acetyltransferase ESCO2 isoform X10; protein product: MSRRKSFCSALGRNSIKKMAALTPRKRKQDSLNCDSLLHFTENLFPSPNKKHCLYQNSDKNEENLHCSQQGHFVLSALKTTEINRLPSANQGSPFKSVVSTVSFYNQNKWYLNPLERKLIKESRSTCLKTNDEDKSFPIVTEKMQGKPVCSKKNNKKPQKSLTAKYQPKYRHIKPVSRNSRNSKQNRVIYKPIVEKENNCHSAESNPNAPRVLSQKIKPQVTLQGGAAFFVRKKSSLRKWSLENEPSLGRTQKNKSEVIEDSDVETVSEKKTFATRQVPKCLVLEEKLNIGLLSASSKNKEKLIKDSSDDRVSSKEHKVDKNEAFPSEDSLVSPKSTVYPIFSASSVNSKRSLGEEQFSVGSVNFMKQTNIQKNTNTRDTSKKTKDQLIIDAGQKHFGATVCKSCGMIYTASNPEDEMQHVQHHHRFLEGIKYVGWKKERVVAEFWDGKIVLVLPHDPSFAIKKVEDVQELVDNELGFQQVVPKCPNKIKTFLFISDEKRVVGCLIAEPIKQAFRVLSEPTGPESPSSTECPRAWQCSDVPEPAVCGISRIWVFRLKRRKRIARRLVDTLRNCFMFGCFLSADEIAFSDPTPDGKLFATKL
- the ESCO2 gene encoding N-acetyltransferase ESCO2 isoform X6, which codes for MSRRKSFCSALGRNSIKKMAALTPRKRKQDSLNCDSLLHFTENLFPSPNKKHCLYQNSDKNEENLHCSQQGHFVLSALKTTEINRLPSANQGSPFKSVVSTVSFYNQNKWYLNPLERKLIKESRSTCLKTNDEDKSFPIVTEKMQGKPVCSKKNNKKPQKSLTAKYQPKYRHIKPVSRNSRNSKQNRVIYKPIVEKENNCHSAESNPNAPRVLSQKIKPQVTLQGGAAFFVRKKSSLRKWSLENEPSLGRTQKNKSEVIEDSDVETVSEKKTFATRQVPKCLVLEEKLNIGLLSASSKNKEKLIKDSSDDRVSSKEHKVDKNEAFPSEDSLGKNKTISPKSTVYPIFSASSVNSKRSLGEEQFSVGSVNFMKQTNIQKNTNTRDTSKKTKDQLIIDAGQKHFGATVCKSCGMIYTASNPEDEMQHVQHHHRFLEGIKYVGWKKERVVAEFWDGKIVLVLPHDPSFAIKKVEDVQELVDNELGFQQVVPKCPNKIKTFLFISDEKRVVGCLIAEPIKQAFRVLSEPTGPESPSSTECPRAWQCSDVPEPAVCGISRIWVFRLKRRKRIARRLVDTLRNCFMFGCFLSADEIAFSDPTPDGKLFATKL
- the ESCO2 gene encoding N-acetyltransferase ESCO2 isoform X5 — its product is MSRRKSFCSALGRNSIKKMAALTPRKRKQDSLNCDSLLHFTENLFPSPNKKHCLYQNSDKNEENLHCSQQGHFVLSALKTTEINRLPSANQGSPFKSVVSTVSFYNQNKWYLNPLERKLIKESRSTCLKTNDEDKSFPIVTEKMQGKPVCSKKNNKKPQKSLTAKYQPKYRHIKPVSRNSRNSKQNRVIYKPIVEKENNCHSAESNPNAPRVLSQKIKPQVTLQGGAAFFVRKKSSLRKWSLENEPSLGRTQKNKSEVIEDSDVETVSEKKTFATRQVPKCLVLEEKLNIGLLSASSKNKEKLIKDSSDDRVSSKEHKVDKNEAFPSEDSLVSPKSTVYPIFSASSVNSKRSLGEEQFSVGSVNFMKQTNIQKNTNTRDTSKKTKDQLIIDAGQKHFGATVCKSCGMIYTASNPEDEMQHVQHHHRFLEGIKYVGWKKERVVAEFWDGKIVLVLPHDPSFAIKKVEDVQELVDNELGFQQVVPKCPNKIKTFLFISDEKRVVGCLIAEPIKQAFRVLSEPTGPESPSSTECPRAWQCSDVPEPAVCGISRIWVFRLKRRKRIARRLVDTLRNCFMFGCFLSADEIAFSDPTPDGKLFATKFLGSSQTS